The sequence TGTGGCAGACTCAAGGGGAAAGGTGTACAACGACCATCGCCACCCCATCAACAAACCACCACCACCAGGGATGGAAATCCCAGCCATCTTTCCCCTGGATGAGCATGGAAACATGCAGTGCTTTACCTGCCACACTGCCCATGGAGTGTCCAGTGAAATGGGGATTGAACGGGCAGTTTTTGTCCGCACATCCAACGATAATTCTTCCATGTGCATGATGTGTCACAAGGGCAAGGATGGTGGGCCTGCCATGGGCAACCATCCCATTGGCACAACAGAACGACCAATACCTGACAACCTTCTCAATCTCGGGAGTATCGAAGGGTCTGTCACGAATCAGATCATCTGCCAGACCTGCCACAATGTTCATGGCTCACCCTTTGACAATTTTCTCGTTGAAAACAACAGAGATTCAGGCCAGCTCTGTCTGGACTGCCACCAGGAAAAGGGCGGTCTGCTAAACAGCGGGCATGATTTACGGCGCACGGCAGCGGAGGCCAAGAACAGCAAGGGACAGCCCCCGGTACAGTCAGGGATATGCGGTGCCTGTCATCTGGTGCATGGAGCAGAAAAGACAGTACTCTGGGCCCGACCACTTCCTGCTAAGAGTAAAAACAGAACCCAGGATCTGTGCACTAGCTGTCACAGCAAAACAGGGCTGGCCTCTGAAAAACTCATCAAGGGATATTCTCATCCCGTTAACATTTCTCTTCGGGACAAGGGGATGCGACCTGACCTGCCTGCCTTTGATCTCACTGGCCGGCGCGTTCAGCAAGAGGCTAAGGACGCACTGCTCACCTGCCCCACCTGCCACGATCCACACCAGGCAGGAACTGCCAGGCAGGCCACAATGACCCCGCCCCGTTCAAGTTTTCTTCGGGTAAAGGATGGAAAAGCTGAAAGCCTGTGTAAGCAGTGCCACAGCAAACAGGCATCTGTTGTGGGAAGCGATCATGACCTGCGAAAGACAGGTGCCACAACAAAAAATACTCAGGGGCAACTGCCTGGCGAGTCAGGACCATGCGGCGTCTGTCATCTTGTTCACGGAGCACAGACAAAAAACTTATGGGCTCGCAAGGTCTCGAGCAAAAGTGCCTATCCGGCACAGGATCTCTGTCTGACCTGTCACAACAGCAAGGGTGTCGCCAATACAAAAGTCATCGCTGACCACTCCCATCCCGTTGACATCAATCCTGAAAAACGAAACATCAGTACTACTCTGCCGCTTTACGACAGTCATGGAGAAAGAAAATCCAATGGCGTTATAGCCTGTCTGACCTGCCATAATCCACACCAATGGCATCCTAGAAAGCCGACCTCCCACGGAAACAATCATGTTGAGGGAAACGCAAAAAACAGCTTTCTCCGTCTTGCCGCCGCACCAGAACCTGCACTGTGCAGCAATTGTCACCCTGAAAAAGCGTATGTGGAAAAGAGTGACCACGACCTCAACATCACAGCACCCACTGCAACAAATACCATGGGGCAGATCCCGGAAGAATCCGGGGTCTGCGGTGTCTGTCACATCATCCATAATGGAAAAAACACGGTACGACTCTGGGCTCGTAACTATGGAGCAGGTAAAGGCATTATGGATAGAATGTGCAACAGTTGTCATACAGATGGGGGATCCGGCAGTAACAAGGTACCTGTGGTTTCCACCCATCCGGAAAAACAACTCATCGCTAATCCGGGAAGAAATATCAAAGGAAAGGCAAATTATTTTCCACTTTTTGACGACGAAACGGCATCACCTATTACCATCGGCGATATTTCCTGTGCCTCATGCCATGATGTGCACCAATGGGATCCCAAAAAGAAACAAAAGGGGAATGGGGAAAATCCTGAGGGGAAAGCTACCAATAGTTTTTTACGCATGCAGACCTACAACATGATCTGCAAAGACTGTCATGGACTTGATTC comes from Desulfocapsa sulfexigens DSM 10523 and encodes:
- a CDS encoding cytochrome c3 family protein is translated as MIRSRACILILLFSSMLFYSLPCLANQAPRNPNSAKECAICHYRWIDTFFIDGRGTDLVPYQETKVVAEPEICFSCHDGSVADSRGKVYNDHRHPINKPPPPGMEIPAIFPLDEHGNMQCFTCHTAHGVSSEMGIERAVFVRTSNDNSSMCMMCHKGKDGGPAMGNHPIGTTERPIPDNLLNLGSIEGSVTNQIICQTCHNVHGSPFDNFLVENNRDSGQLCLDCHQEKGGLLNSGHDLRRTAAEAKNSKGQPPVQSGICGACHLVHGAEKTVLWARPLPAKSKNRTQDLCTSCHSKTGLASEKLIKGYSHPVNISLRDKGMRPDLPAFDLTGRRVQQEAKDALLTCPTCHDPHQAGTARQATMTPPRSSFLRVKDGKAESLCKQCHSKQASVVGSDHDLRKTGATTKNTQGQLPGESGPCGVCHLVHGAQTKNLWARKVSSKSAYPAQDLCLTCHNSKGVANTKVIADHSHPVDINPEKRNISTTLPLYDSHGERKSNGVIACLTCHNPHQWHPRKPTSHGNNHVEGNAKNSFLRLAAAPEPALCSNCHPEKAYVEKSDHDLNITAPTATNTMGQIPEESGVCGVCHIIHNGKNTVRLWARNYGAGKGIMDRMCNSCHTDGGSGSNKVPVVSTHPEKQLIANPGRNIKGKANYFPLFDDETASPITIGDISCASCHDVHQWDPKKKQKGNGENPEGKATNSFLRMQTYNMICKDCHGLDSLYRFKYYHDSKKRTPISTP